In Pedobacter sp. SL55, the following proteins share a genomic window:
- a CDS encoding NrtR DNA-binding winged helix domain-containing protein translates to MVADARQRLRYKAALHPILFKLLPNKFTLPQLQLLFEEVNDMKIDTGNFNRKINSTGLLIKLDEKDKSSFEKGAFYFKLNHKKYQSDFHLILNLIPN, encoded by the coding sequence ATGGTGGCAGATGCTAGGCAGAGATTGCGTTATAAGGCCGCATTGCATCCTATATTATTCAAGTTACTCCCTAACAAATTTACACTTCCTCAGCTACAACTGCTTTTTGAAGAAGTAAACGATATGAAAATAGATACAGGTAATTTTAATCGGAAAATTAATTCAACTGGCCTATTAATTAAGCTAGATGAGAAAGATAAATCGAGCTTCGAAAAAGGAGCATTTTATTTTAAGCTTAATCATAAAAAATACCAATCAGATTTTCATTTGATCTTGAATTTAATTCCTAACTGA
- a CDS encoding Na+/H+ antiporter NhaA has translation MQTIKKTPIEKISKPIQSFIAQEKSGGIVLGISVILALILANSGWSASYHHFLENSFGFQWNGKSCFDFSLHHWINDGLMAVFFFVVGLELKREIVGCASLNFVPIKNRIYWHNLYSIGVLFLSALCGLL, from the coding sequence ATGCAGACCATCAAAAAAACTCCCATCGAAAAAATTTCTAAACCTATCCAAAGTTTCATCGCCCAGGAGAAATCTGGTGGCATAGTCCTTGGTATCAGTGTGATTTTAGCCCTGATTCTGGCCAACTCTGGTTGGTCGGCTAGCTATCACCACTTTTTGGAGAATAGCTTTGGTTTCCAATGGAACGGTAAGTCCTGTTTCGATTTCAGTCTGCATCATTGGATCAACGATGGACTGATGGCCGTTTTCTTTTTTGTAGTTGGCCTGGAACTGAAACGGGAAATCGTTGGGTGTGCTTCCCTAAATTTCGTACCAATCAAAAATAGAATTTATTGGCATAATTTGTATTCTATTGGTGTTTTATTTTTGAGTGCTCTATGTGGCCTACTATAG
- a CDS encoding IS3 family transposase (programmed frameshift), producing the protein MKTTQFTEAQIVSILRQHEKGVKVTDIARANGISEKTFYRWRSKYGGMEINDLKRLKELEAENSKLKRMYTDLALLNDALKDLIEKKPLAPCDKKEAVTFLLVEHQISKRKACDSIKISRSSFSYLARIKQDDKYIELLNGLTEKHVSIGFWQCYHRIRKSGEMINHKKLYRIYTALKLNIRRRAKKRLPARVKQALFQPGKINEVWSIDFMSDSLWDGRKIRLLNVIDDFNREVLTIETDTSLPTLRVIRSLEEIAQQRGYPKMIRVDNGPEFISAKLDIWSKENKIQLVFIQPGEPTQNAYIERLNGTFRRDILNAYVFKSIQEVRTISEEWMNDYNYSRPHRALKNKTPIEYKLCQ; encoded by the exons ATGAAAACAACACAATTTACAGAGGCACAGATTGTTTCAATATTGAGACAGCATGAAAAAGGCGTTAAGGTAACAGATATTGCCAGAGCAAACGGCATATCAGAGAAGACCTTCTATCGATGGCGAAGCAAATATGGCGGGATGGAAATTAACGATCTCAAACGCCTAAAGGAACTTGAGGCAGAAAACTCCAAGCTGAAACGGATGTATACCGATCTGGCACTTTTGAACGATGCGCTAAAGGATCTGATTGAAAAAAAGC CTTTAGCGCCTTGCGATAAAAAAGAAGCTGTTACTTTTCTGCTTGTCGAACATCAGATCAGTAAGCGCAAGGCTTGTGATAGCATTAAAATCTCAAGAAGCAGCTTCAGTTACTTGGCCCGCATAAAGCAGGATGACAAGTACATTGAACTATTAAATGGTTTGACAGAAAAGCACGTAAGCATAGGTTTTTGGCAATGCTACCATCGGATAAGAAAGTCAGGGGAAATGATCAACCATAAAAAACTCTACAGGATTTACACCGCACTAAAACTGAACATAAGAAGAAGGGCTAAAAAAAGATTGCCAGCAAGGGTAAAACAGGCTTTGTTCCAGCCCGGCAAAATCAACGAGGTCTGGAGCATAGATTTTATGAGTGACAGCTTATGGGATGGCAGAAAAATAAGGTTATTGAACGTGATTGATGATTTTAACAGGGAAGTTTTAACGATAGAAACAGACACATCGCTGCCAACATTACGGGTGATAAGGAGTTTGGAAGAAATCGCCCAGCAAAGGGGTTATCCCAAAATGATAAGGGTTGACAACGGGCCAGAATTTATTAGTGCAAAACTGGATATTTGGAGCAAGGAAAATAAGATCCAACTTGTGTTCATTCAGCCTGGTGAGCCCACGCAAAATGCTTACATCGAAAGGTTAAACGGAACTTTCAGAAGGGATATATTAAATGCCTACGTATTTAAATCAATTCAGGAAGTAAGAACAATAAGTGAAGAATGGATGAATGACTATAACTATAGTAGGCCACATAGAGCACTCAAAAATAAAACACCAATAGAATACAAATTATGCCAATAA
- a CDS encoding ATP-dependent DNA ligase, producing the protein MVNSWNSLATQERFIFNKLISGNFRIGVSNKLLVNAIAKQSEQDANKIMHSIMGKWQPNEITYEELTAGTHVNTDNSWPYPFCLAYAIDTQPENLGDVKDWQAEWKWDGIRGQIVKRNGELFIWSRGEELVTDQFPELHFLKDELPDGTVLDGEILAVKNGNVLSFSTLQQRLNRKTINKSQLDNAPIGFYTYDILEYETKDIRTTVLAQRRKLLETVISKLKTKEIVVLSPVIKFNNWQELAAVRETARAINSEGVMLKHINSIFHAGRKRGDWWKWKINPYTVDTVMIYAQKGSGRRANFYTDYTFAVRDGEKLITIAKAYSGLTDKEIKEVSSFVNKNAIEKFGPVRTVKPELVFEIAFEGIAESKRHKAGLALRFPRIARWRKDKKAEEINTLDDLKALIPAVE; encoded by the coding sequence ATCGTTAATTCATGGAATAGTTTAGCCACGCAGGAGCGTTTTATCTTTAATAAATTGATTTCAGGAAACTTCCGTATCGGTGTTTCCAATAAGCTATTAGTGAATGCCATTGCCAAGCAAAGTGAACAAGATGCCAATAAAATCATGCACAGCATCATGGGAAAATGGCAGCCAAATGAAATTACTTACGAAGAATTAACCGCTGGCACTCACGTAAATACCGACAATTCTTGGCCCTATCCTTTTTGCTTGGCTTACGCCATAGATACCCAACCCGAAAATTTAGGAGATGTAAAAGATTGGCAAGCAGAATGGAAATGGGATGGCATTCGCGGACAGATTGTAAAACGCAATGGCGAATTGTTTATTTGGAGCCGTGGCGAAGAGTTAGTGACCGATCAATTTCCAGAACTTCATTTCCTTAAAGATGAATTACCTGATGGAACAGTGTTAGATGGAGAAATACTTGCCGTAAAAAATGGAAATGTACTTTCGTTTAGCACCCTACAACAAAGATTAAATAGAAAGACGATAAACAAAAGTCAGCTAGATAATGCACCAATAGGATTTTACACTTACGATATTTTAGAATACGAAACAAAAGATATTAGAACTACAGTGTTAGCTCAACGCCGAAAGTTACTAGAAACAGTGATCAGCAAATTAAAAACTAAAGAAATCGTAGTATTATCTCCAGTAATTAAATTCAATAACTGGCAAGAATTGGCTGCCGTTAGAGAAACTGCAAGAGCTATCAATAGTGAAGGAGTTATGTTGAAGCATATCAATTCTATTTTTCATGCAGGCAGAAAACGTGGCGACTGGTGGAAATGGAAAATTAATCCATATACGGTTGATACGGTAATGATTTATGCGCAGAAAGGTAGCGGAAGAAGGGCTAATTTCTACACAGATTATACTTTTGCAGTTCGAGATGGAGAAAAACTAATTACTATTGCAAAAGCCTACTCCGGATTAACAGATAAGGAAATTAAGGAAGTAAGCAGCTTTGTGAATAAGAACGCTATCGAAAAATTCGGGCCAGTGCGCACGGTAAAACCAGAGTTGGTTTTCGAAATTGCTTTTGAAGGCATTGCAGAAAGCAAACGCCACAAAGCTGGTTTAGCATTAAGGTTTCCACGTATCGCCCGTTGGCGAAAAGATAAAAAAGCAGAAGAAATTAATACACTTGATGATTTGAAGGCGTTGATACCAGCTGTAGAATAA
- a CDS encoding ligase-associated DNA damage response DEXH box helicase, producing MQKTKGYKQIISWLKADKRKPFDFQKETWQYYLDGYSGLVNAPTGFGKTFSVFLGVVIEGLNQPKPVKGLQMIWITPLRSLAKDIARAMREVVDVLGLDWHVGVRNGDTSQAEKLQQKKTMPEILLITPESLHLLLAQKGSSNLFKNLQCIVADEWHELLGSKRGVMVELAVSRIKGLQKANGKQILRVWGISATIGNIQEALNVIVPEEDAKKIIVKAQLEKKIEINTILPDTIETLPWAGHLGLKLAQKLLPIINQSKTTLIFINTRGQSEIWYQHLLDIEPDLAGRIAIHHGSIDFELRNWIEDSLHSGLLKAVIATSSLDLGVDFKPVDTVVQIGSPKGVARFLQRAGRSGHSPHEVSKIYFLPTHALEIVEAAAIKEAARENNIESREPFVMVFDTLLQYLVTLAVGNGFDDKLIYQEITQTNAFKELLPEEWAWAMQFITSGGDSLTAYNEFKKVVKDEDGLWKVKSRQIAMRHRLQIGTIVSDAMLKVKFLSGGYIGMVEEYFVSKLKTGDSFILAGRILEFVQIKEMTVIVRSSKQKKAMSPSWLGGRLPLSSNLGMVLRKKYNEVLDKTHQDQELDVVYPLFLTQQERSHVPKSDELLIEMINNREGFHLFAYPFEGRLVHEILGALVAYRLSKLVPITFSIAMNDYGFELLSDTEIPMDDSIAYEVFSPKNLAEDITLSINSTEMARRKFRDIACISGLVFQGYPGKYVKNKHLQSSAGLFFNVFNDFDKHNLLLRQAYEEVFYQQLEEPRLAAALHRIQQSNIIITYPKRFTPLSFPIKVDSLRANMSSEELEQRIERMKKEVFK from the coding sequence ATGCAAAAAACGAAAGGCTATAAACAAATCATTTCTTGGCTAAAGGCCGATAAGCGAAAGCCTTTTGATTTCCAAAAGGAAACTTGGCAGTATTACTTAGACGGTTATAGCGGTTTGGTAAATGCACCTACAGGCTTCGGAAAAACATTCTCAGTTTTTTTAGGCGTAGTCATCGAGGGGCTAAATCAACCCAAGCCAGTTAAAGGTTTACAAATGATATGGATTACGCCACTTCGCTCTTTGGCCAAAGATATTGCAAGGGCCATGCGTGAAGTAGTAGACGTTTTGGGTTTAGATTGGCATGTTGGGGTACGTAATGGCGATACATCGCAAGCCGAGAAGCTGCAGCAAAAGAAAACCATGCCCGAAATATTGCTCATCACGCCCGAAAGCCTTCATCTTTTATTGGCGCAAAAAGGTTCTTCCAACTTATTCAAAAACCTGCAATGTATAGTTGCCGACGAGTGGCACGAGCTATTGGGAAGCAAGCGAGGTGTAATGGTAGAACTGGCCGTCTCTAGAATTAAAGGCTTACAAAAAGCTAATGGAAAGCAAATTTTAAGAGTGTGGGGCATTTCGGCAACCATTGGCAATATCCAAGAAGCCTTAAATGTCATTGTTCCAGAAGAGGATGCCAAGAAAATTATTGTTAAAGCTCAACTAGAAAAGAAAATAGAGATTAACACCATCTTACCCGACACCATTGAAACCTTACCTTGGGCAGGTCATTTAGGCTTAAAATTGGCACAAAAACTACTTCCAATCATCAATCAAAGCAAAACCACCTTAATTTTCATCAACACCCGTGGCCAGTCGGAGATTTGGTACCAGCACCTGCTAGATATTGAACCAGATTTAGCGGGACGGATAGCCATACATCACGGTTCTATAGACTTCGAACTACGCAATTGGATTGAAGATAGTTTGCATAGTGGGCTTTTAAAAGCAGTTATCGCCACTTCATCGCTAGATTTGGGGGTTGACTTTAAACCTGTTGACACCGTTGTTCAAATAGGCTCTCCCAAAGGTGTAGCCCGATTTTTACAACGTGCCGGTCGCTCGGGGCATTCGCCACATGAGGTGTCTAAAATTTACTTCTTACCTACCCATGCTTTAGAAATTGTAGAAGCTGCAGCCATTAAAGAAGCCGCTAGAGAAAATAACATTGAAAGCAGAGAACCTTTCGTAATGGTGTTCGATACTTTATTACAATACTTGGTCACGCTTGCGGTTGGCAATGGTTTCGATGATAAGCTTATCTACCAAGAAATAACCCAAACCAATGCTTTTAAAGAATTACTGCCCGAAGAATGGGCTTGGGCTATGCAATTCATCACTTCTGGAGGCGATAGTTTAACGGCCTACAATGAATTTAAAAAAGTAGTTAAAGACGAAGACGGACTTTGGAAAGTAAAAAGTAGGCAAATTGCTATGCGGCACAGGTTACAAATTGGAACCATTGTAAGCGATGCCATGCTGAAAGTGAAATTTTTAAGTGGTGGCTACATTGGCATGGTAGAAGAATATTTCGTTTCTAAACTTAAAACTGGCGACAGCTTTATTTTGGCAGGGCGCATTTTAGAGTTCGTTCAAATTAAAGAAATGACAGTAATTGTTCGTAGCAGCAAGCAAAAAAAAGCCATGTCGCCAAGTTGGTTGGGAGGCAGATTACCGCTTTCGTCTAATTTAGGCATGGTTCTCCGTAAAAAATACAATGAAGTGTTAGACAAAACCCATCAAGACCAAGAGCTTGATGTGGTTTATCCCTTGTTTTTAACACAACAAGAGCGGTCGCACGTGCCTAAAAGCGATGAATTGTTGATTGAAATGATCAACAACCGCGAAGGGTTTCATCTGTTTGCCTATCCATTTGAAGGAAGATTGGTGCACGAAATTCTGGGTGCTTTGGTGGCTTATCGGTTAAGTAAATTGGTACCAATCACGTTTTCTATTGCTATGAACGATTATGGTTTTGAGTTACTGAGTGATACGGAAATCCCGATGGATGATAGCATTGCCTATGAAGTTTTCTCTCCAAAAAACTTGGCAGAAGATATTACCTTAAGTATCAATTCTACAGAAATGGCTAGAAGAAAATTTAGGGATATCGCCTGTATTTCTGGTTTGGTTTTTCAGGGCTATCCCGGAAAATACGTAAAAAATAAACACTTACAATCTAGTGCTGGCCTGTTCTTTAATGTATTTAACGATTTTGACAAGCACAATTTATTGCTAAGACAAGCCTACGAAGAAGTATTTTATCAGCAATTGGAAGAGCCTCGGCTAGCCGCCGCCTTGCATCGAATTCAACAAAGTAATATCATCATTACTTACCCAAAACGGTTTACGCCATTATCGTTTCCAATTAAAGTAGATAGTTTACGAGCTAATATGAGTTCAGAAGAATTGGAACAACGAATAGAACGTATGAAAAAAGAAGTTTTTAAATAA
- a CDS encoding DUF4832 domain-containing protein, which translates to MQEPNFISKIQRTPIDKHLIRKIRYLENAYYAKFIEAFAKEFNDPKRTSFIDAYGLGKWGEAHHVVYQDPKTTETVDIEKTKEEVLDWVTDLYARTFTKIPLIINYHRLVGHPESWAPANPNSERLLEKAIAKGYSLRHDAFGMTGYYQGWEKDFAKKWNFKRPIIMEGGWITSKTHSYWIDPSGKYRKGHPEDVRKGEYEASKEAHVNMMDFRVGDTESWFKEFALVQGFNAEGGYRLYPDEIKLPKQLQAKSAVNIQHSWKNMGWGYFPNNIPQWNYKYKVAFALLDEQNKVKQVFVDQQAEPSKWLKGNAIANNLEVTVALPKGKYTWAVAIVDTTKENQPAIKLAVESEVTQSGWVKLTELKIQ; encoded by the coding sequence ATGCAGGAGCCAAATTTTATCTCGAAAATCCAGAGAACCCCAATAGACAAACACCTTATCCGCAAGATCCGATATTTAGAAAATGCTTACTACGCCAAATTTATCGAGGCTTTCGCTAAAGAATTTAATGATCCGAAACGCACTTCTTTTATTGATGCCTATGGTTTGGGTAAATGGGGCGAAGCACATCATGTGGTTTACCAAGATCCAAAAACTACAGAAACAGTAGACATCGAAAAAACGAAAGAAGAAGTGCTGGATTGGGTAACCGATTTGTACGCAAGAACGTTCACTAAAATTCCTTTAATTATCAATTATCATCGTTTGGTGGGGCATCCAGAAAGTTGGGCACCAGCAAATCCGAATAGTGAAAGGTTATTGGAAAAAGCCATAGCAAAAGGTTACAGTTTAAGGCACGATGCTTTTGGAATGACCGGCTATTACCAAGGTTGGGAAAAAGATTTTGCCAAGAAATGGAACTTCAAACGTCCTATTATTATGGAAGGTGGCTGGATTACCTCAAAAACACACAGCTATTGGATTGATCCAAGTGGTAAATACAGAAAGGGCCATCCAGAGGATGTAAGAAAAGGGGAATACGAAGCATCGAAAGAAGCACACGTAAATATGATGGATTTTAGGGTAGGAGATACCGAATCTTGGTTTAAGGAATTTGCTTTGGTACAGGGATTTAATGCAGAAGGTGGCTATCGTTTATATCCTGATGAAATCAAGCTTCCTAAGCAGTTGCAGGCAAAAAGTGCAGTTAACATCCAACACTCCTGGAAAAACATGGGCTGGGGATATTTTCCAAACAACATTCCACAATGGAATTACAAATACAAAGTCGCTTTTGCCTTACTAGATGAGCAAAATAAGGTAAAACAGGTTTTTGTAGATCAACAAGCAGAACCTTCCAAATGGTTAAAAGGTAATGCTATAGCCAATAATTTAGAAGTTACCGTAGCACTTCCAAAAGGAAAATATACCTGGGCCGTAGCCATTGTAGATACAACCAAAGAAAACCAACCAGCTATAAAACTAGCTGTAGAAAGCGAAGTAACGCAAAGCGGATGGGTAAAGCTAACGGAATTGAAAATACAATAA
- a CDS encoding ligase-associated DNA damage response exonuclease has product MALIQFTNKGIYCKPGDFYIDPWHPVDKAVITHGHADHAKWGNKSYLCHTLTKPILEERYGLYENVATLAYNEAININGVKLSMFPAGHVIGSAQIRLAYKGEIVVVSGDYKTEYDGISTAFEPVKCHTFVSESTFGLPIYKWQPQQLIFDHMNSWIADNHNRNKTSVLVAYSLGKAQRLIQNLKADYPIYVHRTIAALNEAFRKAGVDLRTTIPITPDIKKDELQKGIVIVPPALADSRWIKSLINPATGICSGWMAVRAGRRWRSADAGFALSDHADWPGLLAAIKATQAEKVMVTHGSTSVFSRYLNEIGIEAEEVKTQYGDEEAEQKAEAGVGETVKESNDNE; this is encoded by the coding sequence ATGGCATTAATACAGTTCACAAATAAAGGAATTTACTGTAAACCAGGCGATTTTTACATCGACCCATGGCATCCTGTTGATAAAGCAGTCATCACTCACGGACATGCCGACCACGCTAAATGGGGCAATAAAAGCTATTTATGCCATACGCTAACTAAGCCAATTTTAGAAGAAAGGTATGGCTTATATGAAAATGTAGCCACCCTAGCTTACAACGAAGCTATCAACATCAATGGAGTTAAGCTAAGTATGTTTCCTGCCGGACATGTGATAGGTTCAGCGCAAATTAGGTTAGCATACAAAGGAGAAATTGTGGTGGTTTCTGGCGATTATAAAACAGAATATGACGGCATTAGTACAGCTTTTGAGCCTGTTAAATGCCATACTTTCGTTTCTGAAAGCACTTTCGGGCTACCTATATACAAATGGCAGCCTCAGCAATTAATTTTCGACCACATGAATAGCTGGATCGCAGATAACCACAACAGAAACAAAACGAGCGTATTGGTAGCTTATAGTCTGGGGAAAGCGCAAAGGCTAATTCAGAACCTAAAAGCTGACTATCCTATTTACGTACACCGTACCATTGCGGCGTTAAATGAGGCATTTAGAAAGGCTGGTGTAGATTTACGAACAACCATACCAATCACTCCCGATATCAAGAAAGATGAGCTCCAAAAAGGGATTGTAATTGTGCCTCCTGCTTTGGCAGATAGCAGATGGATCAAAAGCTTGATTAATCCAGCAACTGGCATTTGTAGTGGATGGATGGCCGTTAGGGCTGGCAGAAGATGGCGTAGTGCCGATGCAGGTTTCGCTTTGAGCGACCACGCAGACTGGCCCGGACTTTTAGCTGCCATTAAAGCTACCCAAGCAGAAAAAGTAATGGTAACACATGGAAGCACATCAGTTTTTAGTCGTTACTTGAACGAAATTGGTATAGAGGCCGAAGAAGTGAAAACACAATACGGCGATGAAGAGGCCGAGCAAAAGGCAGAAGCAGGTGTTGGAGAAACGGTTAAAGAAAGCAACGATAACGAATGA
- a CDS encoding metallophosphoesterase produces the protein MKIEIRGEELILDEERALYLPNEKLLAISDLHLGKAAHFRKAGLAIPNTVSKSDLDRLGNLLKKYRPKTLLINGDMFHSEHNTEIDEFAKWKENFSEVGFLLVKGNHDRQKKRSIKIWELKFMSRLIAPLISVLSTMLQHPALTYIQ, from the coding sequence GTGAAAATCGAAATTAGAGGAGAAGAACTTATTTTAGATGAAGAACGTGCTCTTTACTTGCCGAATGAAAAATTATTAGCAATTAGCGATTTACATTTGGGTAAAGCTGCGCACTTTCGTAAAGCTGGTCTAGCCATCCCCAATACAGTTTCTAAAAGTGATTTGGATAGACTTGGCAATTTACTCAAGAAGTATCGACCTAAAACATTATTAATCAATGGAGATATGTTTCATAGCGAACATAACACCGAAATTGACGAATTTGCAAAATGGAAAGAGAATTTTAGCGAAGTTGGATTTCTTCTGGTAAAAGGAAATCACGACAGACAAAAAAAGAGGTCTATAAAGATTTGGGAATTGAAATTCATGAGCCGACTTATCGCACCGCTAATTTCTGTTTTATCCACGATGTTGCAACATCCAGCTCTCACTTATATCCAATAG
- a CDS encoding ion transporter: MEDLNFKDTSKEKLRSIIFRSDTPAGKLFDIVLLVLIVLSITLVFLESVVDIRLSFGNIIRIAEWTFTILFTLEYLLRIYCSGKRFSYIFSFYGIIDLIAFLPSYLSLFFPGGQYLMVIRAVRLLRVFRIMKLTRFMNEGNVLGRALKASSHKIIVFLTCVLTLVTIIGTLMYIIEGDDTGFTSIPVSIYWAIVTITTVGYGDISPQSTLGQLLASVLMILGYGIIAVPTGIVSVEMARATEEAKRKCPGCNAAIHTLDDCFCAKCGTALEPAEYTGQDKQAP, from the coding sequence ATGGAAGATCTTAACTTCAAGGATACATCAAAGGAAAAACTGCGCAGCATCATCTTCAGATCGGATACGCCAGCGGGAAAGCTATTCGACATAGTGCTATTGGTGCTCATTGTACTCAGCATCACCCTGGTTTTTCTGGAAAGTGTTGTTGACATCAGGTTAAGTTTTGGCAACATCATAAGAATTGCTGAATGGACATTTACCATATTGTTTACATTAGAGTACCTGCTCCGTATCTACTGTAGTGGCAAACGGTTTTCCTATATCTTTTCATTCTATGGCATCATCGACCTGATTGCCTTTCTTCCCAGCTACCTCAGTCTTTTCTTCCCAGGCGGTCAATACCTCATGGTCATTAGGGCGGTTCGTCTGCTAAGGGTATTTCGGATCATGAAGTTGACCCGTTTCATGAACGAGGGCAATGTACTGGGCAGGGCACTTAAAGCTAGTTCTCATAAGATCATTGTATTTTTGACCTGTGTACTAACCTTGGTAACTATTATTGGTACATTGATGTACATCATAGAGGGAGATGATACAGGCTTTACCAGTATTCCAGTATCCATTTATTGGGCCATTGTTACGATAACCACTGTAGGCTATGGAGATATATCACCACAAAGTACATTGGGTCAACTTTTGGCCAGTGTATTGATGATTTTGGGCTACGGAATCATTGCCGTTCCCACTGGTATCGTCTCGGTAGAGATGGCACGGGCAACCGAAGAAGCGAAACGGAAATGTCCGGGATGCAATGCCGCGATTCATACCCTAGACGATTGTTTCTGCGCCAAATGTGGTACAGCGCTAGAGCCTGCGGAGTATACTGGCCAAGACAAACAAGCCCCATAA